The Harpia harpyja isolate bHarHar1 chromosome 10, bHarHar1 primary haplotype, whole genome shotgun sequence genome includes a region encoding these proteins:
- the LOC128147336 gene encoding uncharacterized protein LOC128147336 — translation MSNSSSTTQFLLLAFSDTWELQLLHFWLFLGIYLAALLGNGLIIIAVACDQHLHTPMYFFLLNLSLLDLGSISTTLPKSMANALLDTRAISYAGCSAQVFLFVFVMSSEFYLLTVMAYDRFIAICKPLHYGTLLGSRACANMAAAAWGSGFLYAMLHTANTFSLPLCQGNAVNQFFCEIPQILKLSCSDSYLREFGVLEVSLCLAFGFFVFIVLSYVQIFRAVLRIPSEQGRHKAFSTCLPHLAVVSLFLSTGMFAYLKPPSISSPSLDLVMAVLYSVVPPAVNPLIYSMRNRELKDAIRKLISSAPLKSRHERLHPQKDVGQDSAWLQEQKPVSHIVTHDIILEGNWSCLESLRDLQGQCMPPVGSLRRSFSHVPKITAYKKDFTDPPPPLYLQAMGNNNQTLATDFIFLGFSSLAELQKLLLVVFLPLYLVTLSMNTTIMIIIWADRSLHTPMYFFLCVLSFSETCYTFVIVPKMLVDLIAERKTISFLGCAVQMYFFLFLGCSHSFLLAAMGYDRCVAICHPLHYNRIMTWRVCAQLVVASALSGFLVAQVVTPLIFCLPFHTSRKLNHFFCDISPVLRVAFTHTNLSEAIIFTLGISVLTIPLMLILISYLFVVLAILQIPSAAGRHKAFSTCSAHLIVVIVHYGCASFIYLRPDSSYSSDQDALISVTYTILTPLLNPMIYSLRNKDVKMALQKAIRKNILSQKVFQ, via the exons atgtccaacagcagctccaccacccagttcctcctcctggcattctCAGACAcgtgggagctgcagctcttgcacttctggctcttcctgggcatctacctggctgccctcctgggcaatggcctcatcatcatcgctgtagcctgcgaccagcacctccacacccccatgtacttcttcctcctcaacctctccctcctcgacctgggctccatctccaccactcttcccaaatccatggccaatgccCTTTTGGATACCAGGGCcatttcctatgcaggatgttctgcccaggtctttctgtttgtctttgtgaTGTCCTCAGAGTTTTATctcctcactgtcatggcctatgaccgcttcattgccatctgcaaacccctgcactatgggaccctcctgggcagcagagcttgtgccaacatggcagcagctgcctggggcagtggtttcctctatgccatgctgcacactgccaatacattttcactgccgctctgccaaggcaatgccgtgaaccagttcttctgtgaaatcccccagatcctcaagctctcctgctcagactcctacctcagggaatttGGGGTCCTTGAGGTTAGTCTCTGtttagcttttgggttttttgttttcattgtgctgtcctatgtgcagatcttcagggctgtgctgaggatcccctctgagcagggacgccacaaagccttttccacgtgcctgcctcacctggctgtggtctccctgtttctcagcactggcatgtttgcctatttgaagcccccctccatctcttccccatccctggacctggtcATGGCTGTTCTGTACTCCGTGGTGcccccagcagtgaaccccctcatctacagcatgaggaaccggGAGCTCAAGGATGCCATTAGGAAACTGATTTCATCAGCACCTTTGAA GAGTAGGCATGAGCGATTGCACCCCCAGAAGGACGTTGGTCAGGattctgcatggctgcaggagcagaaacctGTCAGTCACATTGTTACCC ACGACATCATTCTTGAGGgtaactggagctgcctggagagcctGAGGGATCTCCAGGGACAGTGCATGCCTCCAGTAGGCA gtCTCAGGAGGTCTTTCAGTCACGTTCCCAAAATCACAGCTTACAAGAAAGACTTCACAGACCCTCCTCCACCCCTCTATCTCCAGGCT atggggaacaacaaccaaaccctcgccacagacttcatcttcctgggtttctccagcctcgcggaactgcagaagctgcttcttgTGGTGTTTTTGCCGCTGTACCTGGTCACTCTGAGCATGAATACCACTATAATGATTATCATATGGGCTGATCGGAGCCttcacacacccatgtactttttcctttgcgTCTTGTCATTTTCCGAGACTTGCTACACCTTCGTCATTGTCCCCAAGATGCTGGTAGACttgatagcagagagaaaaaccatttccttcctaggctgtgctgtacaaatgtacttcttccttttcttggggtgctcccactctttcctcctggcagccATGGGCTACGACCGCTGCGTTGCCATCTGCCACCCCCTGCACTACAACAGAATCATGACTTGGCGAGTGTGTGCTCAGCTGGTGGTTGCTTCTGCTCTGAGCGGCTTTCTGGTTGCCCAGGTGGTTACCCCCTtgatattttgtttgcctttccataCATCCAGGAAACTCAACCATTTCTTCTGTGACATCTCCCCTGTCCTCCGAGTGGCCTTTACTCACACAAACCTCAGTGAGGCCATTATCTTCACCCTGGGTATCTCTGTCCTTACAATCCCACTGATGCTGATCCTTATTTCATACCTCTTTGTTGTCCTAGCCATCCTGCAGATCCCTTCAGCTGCAGGGAGGCACAAAGCCTTCTCCACCTGCAGTGCTCACCTGATAGTAGTGATTGTTCATTACGGCTGTGCCTCCTTCATCTACCTGAGACCCGACTCCAGCTACTCGTCGGATCAGGATGCATTGATCTCTGTCACTTATACCATCCTCACTCCCCTGCTCAACCCTATGATTTACAGCCTAAGGAACAAGGATGTCAAAATGGCTCTTcaaaaagcaatcaggaaaaacATACTATCTCAGAAAGTTTTCCAGTGA